Proteins from one Romboutsia sp. CE17 genomic window:
- a CDS encoding GTP pyrophosphokinase, which produces MEYERWDEVLAPYEHAVEELKVKFKNIRKEFLTKGEYSPIEFVTGRTKKIASIISKAKRLDIDDIEENMEDIAGIRIMCQFVEDIYTIVELIKNRSDMSIVYEKDYIKNFKDSGYRSYHVIIRYPINSIAGSKEILCEIQIRTLAMNFWATIEHSLKYKYEHYIPEDLAVRLRRAADAAFLLDQEMSEIREDIMKAQVMYQVKNVTVRDVLKKIQELYNLGDTNKAIIYQRRLDKIDNEEDITEIIKLKREIDDLLEVYKDTRKK; this is translated from the coding sequence ATGGAATATGAAAGATGGGATGAAGTATTGGCTCCTTATGAACACGCGGTAGAAGAGTTAAAAGTTAAATTTAAAAATATAAGAAAAGAATTTTTAACTAAGGGAGAGTACTCCCCAATAGAATTTGTTACAGGAAGAACTAAGAAAATAGCTTCGATAATATCTAAAGCTAAAAGATTAGATATAGATGATATAGAAGAAAATATGGAAGATATAGCTGGTATAAGAATAATGTGCCAGTTTGTTGAAGATATATATACAATAGTTGAATTAATTAAAAATAGAAGTGATATGTCAATAGTATACGAGAAGGATTACATAAAGAATTTTAAAGATAGTGGATATAGAAGTTATCATGTAATAATAAGATATCCTATAAATTCTATAGCGGGTTCTAAAGAAATCTTATGTGAGATACAAATAAGAACCTTAGCTATGAACTTTTGGGCTACTATAGAACACTCATTAAAATATAAATATGAACATTATATACCTGAAGATTTAGCTGTAAGGCTAAGAAGAGCTGCTGATGCTGCATTCTTACTAGACCAAGAAATGAGCGAGATAAGAGAAGATATAATGAAGGCTCAAGTAATGTATCAGGTAAAAAATGTAACCGTAAGAGATGTATTGAAAAAAATACAAGAATTGTATAACTTAGGAGATACAAATAAAGCCATTATTTATCAGAGACGATTAGATAAAATTGATAATGAAGAAGATATAACTGAAATAATAAAATTAAAAAGAGAAATAGATGATTTATTAGAAGTCTATAAAGACACTAGAAAAAAATAA